AACGGGAGATAAACCAAGGGCAGAACGTTGTGCAGGatcttgtggaaaaatatttagatgcTGGCCGTACTATATACGCGGATAATTTCTTTACTACTCTTGGCTTGGCGCCTATTTTGATGAGGAGGAAGACCGCATATGTTGATACAGTGCGCTACAACAAAACATTCATTCCACAGGATTTCAAGAAGAACCCGAAGCGCACCATCAATAGTACATTATTTGGGTTCAACGAAGGGGATATAGCGTTATGCTCATACGTgccgaaaaaaaataaagtggtgaACGTGCTCTCCACAATGCACTTCACCTGCCGCGTTGACGAGCAAACCGAGAATCGGAAGCGCTATGCCATATTAGATTACAACGCCAACAAATGCGGCGTTGACACCATGGATCAAATGCTAGGCATTTACAGATGCAAAGGAGCAACACAACGATGGCCGTTGGCCATGTTTTATAATATGCTGCTGAACAACCATATAACCTCATATCCAAGGATACGATGTCAGGGTAAGAAAAACATCTTCAAATTCAAGAAcagaatatatatttatttttttattatttttcttttcatttcaggaATTACCAAGACCGATGGAAGGCAATGCATCGTCGTTTGCGGCTAGGTCAAGTAGACCGTCATGTCACCTTTGCCGTTCTGAGTACGGGCGGCAGCGGAAAACGCGGGCATACTGCTCCGGCTGCGGCAACGCTATTTGCGGAGAACATAGCACACTTTTACATCGCTGCAACACTTGCGCACAGGGCGGGGGACAAGAAGTACACGCTCAACAACAATaatgtttaaacttttttataatagtcttaagaaaattcaagcaaaaaaaaataaaaaatttaaaaaattatttttgtatgtagaatttagttataaacaataaaaacaaaaaaagataatcaaaaaaacaattcttatatgaaaaaaacatgATTTACAAAAAAAGGTCCGTAGGGACCTTTTCACACGGCCGTGTAGTTCAAAACTgtcactcatcggagggttaataaattttttttttttataaaagtgggtatggccgttctctgattttgctaatttttcttaagcatacatatagtaataggagtaacgttcctgcgaaatttcatcatgatatctccaacgactgcgaaactacaacttgcaaaacttttaaattaccttcttttaaaagtaggcggtggcacgcccattgtccaaaattttactaattttctctccttcgtcataagttcaactcacctactaagtttcatcgctttatccgcctttggtaatgcattatcgcactttttcggtttttcgaaattttcgatatcgaaaaagtgggcgtggttatagtccgatatcgttcattttaaatagcgatctgagatgagtgctcaggaatcttcataccaaatttgatcaagatacctcaaaatttactcaagttatcgtgttaacgggcagacggacggacatggctcaatcaaattttttttcgatcctgatgattttgatatatggaagtctatatctatctcgattcttttatgcctgtacaaccaaccgttatccaatcaaagttaatatactctgtgagctcttctcaactgagtataaaaa
The DNA window shown above is from Eurosta solidaginis isolate ZX-2024a chromosome 2, ASM4086904v1, whole genome shotgun sequence and carries:
- the LOC137242716 gene encoding piggyBac transposable element-derived protein 4-like, with amino-acid sequence MELWGATPCPIYKAALSYDRFICIKQFIRFDNGNTRQQRVINSKTAAIDDIWQMLQHNLAAAYTPHEALTVDEQLFPYRGRTLFTQYIPSKPAKYGLKVWWLCDSQNYYPAKGMIYSRKLPNQQREINQGQNVVQDLVEKYLDAGRTIYADNFFTTLGLAPILMRRKTAYVDTVRYNKTFIPQDFKKNPKRTINSTLFGFNEGDIALCSYVPKKNKVVNVLSTMHFTCRVDEQTENRKRYAILDYNANKCGVDTMDQMLGIYRCKGATQRWPLAMFYNMLLNNHITSYPRIRCQGITKTDGRQCIVVCG